A genome region from Magnolia sinica isolate HGM2019 chromosome 8, MsV1, whole genome shotgun sequence includes the following:
- the LOC131253264 gene encoding uncharacterized protein LOC131253264 isoform X2, whose translation MAEQYNSNLLETIDRVWFHQNVMTITETPQILPTLSPSTPLSQEKNGISEHLATPLNSDHQLKREWTPKQRLDFILEHSILSQPTTSEDRNCSVSTTTREKPSRRIEKMRSCKSHSELEHEELKGFMDLGFIFNEEELSPYMRTVLPGLQTLRERKRVVSRPYLSEAWLINRPDSPLLNLRIPLISAASGTDMKKHLRFWARTVASVIHQES comes from the exons TGGCTGAGCAATACAACTCCAATCTCCTTGAAACCATAGACAGGGTCTGGTTTCACCAAAATGTTATGACCATCACCGAAACTCCACAGATCCTACCAACGTTATCGCCATCCACCCCACTTTCACAAGAGAAAAACGGCATATCAGAACACCTGGCAACCCCACTAAATTCTGACCATCAACTCAAG AGGGAGTGGACACCAAAGCAAAGGTTGGATTTCATCCTTGAGCACAGCATTCTATCGCAGCCGACTACAAGTGAAGACCGCAATTGCTCTGTGTCTACTACCACCAGGGAAAAACCAAGCAGAAGAATAGAAAAGATGAGGAGCTGCAAGAGCCACTCTGAGCTAGAACATGAGGAGTTGAAGGGGTTCATGGATCTAGGTTTCATTTTCAACGAGGAAGAACTGAGCCCATATATGAGGACCGTGCTTCCTGGGCTACAGACGCtcagggagaggaagagagtagTGAGTAGGCCATATTTGTCGGAGGCATGGCTTATAAATAGGCCAGATTCTCCGCTGCTTAATCTGAGGATACCGCTCATTTCTGCTGCCTCTGGAACTGATATGAAGAAGCACCTCCGTTTCTGGGCCAGAACGGTTGCTTCTGTCATCCATCAAGAGTCTTGA
- the LOC131253984 gene encoding fasciclin-like arabinogalactan protein 12 has protein sequence MERLSLVFSFTIALFTIVTAQSPSPAPVAPVVPVAPVVPVVPVAPVAPLVPVTSLAPAPAGPTNITAILEKAGGFTILIRLLQSTSVGDRINIQLNNSNGITLFAPTDSAFSRLKNGTLNSLTDEQKVNLIQFHVLPSFIPLSQFQTVSNPLRTEAGDITKYQFPLNITSSGNTVNISTGINKASVASTVYTDGQLAVYEVDKVLLPLNIFGPHPPPAPPAPSPSKHKKPSLSSTTLAAPPSDNASSKLYVKVYALESFAMGAAVIAAFWF, from the coding sequence ATGGAAAGACTCTCATTGGTTTTCTCATTCACCATTGCACTATTCACCATCGTCACTGCACAGTCTCCATCCCCGGCACCAGTAGCACCAGTAGTACCAGTGGCACCAGTGGTACCAGTGGTACCAGTGGCACCAGTGGCACCACTGGTACCAGTGACATCCCTGGCACCAGCGCCAGCAGGGCCGACCAATATCACCGCAATACTCGAGAAGGCTGGTGGGTTCACAATTCTTATCCGGCTCCTCCAGAGCACCTCCGTGGGCGATCGGATCAACATCCAGCTCAACAACTCCAATGGCATCACCCTATTCGCCCCCACCGACAGTGCCTTCTCCAGACTCAAGAACGGCACCCTCAACAGTCTCACTGATGAGCAGAAGGTGAATCTCATCCAATTCCACGTACTCCCCTCCTTCATCCCCCTCTCGCAGTTTCAGACAGTTAGCAACCCTCTTCGCACTGAAGCCGGCGACATCACTAAATATCAGTTCCCACTCAACATCACCTCCTCCGGCAACACAGTCAACATCAGTACTGGGATCAACAAAGCCTCAGTTGCCAGCACTGTCTACACTGATGGCCAGCTCGCTGTCTACGAGGTGGACAAGGTGCTGCTTCCGCTCAACATCTTCGGCCCTCATCCGCCTCCTGCTCCGCCGGCTCCTTCTCCTTCCAAGCACAAGAAGCCTTCCCTCTCTTCTACCACTTTGGCTGCGCCTCCATCGGACAATGCTTCTAGCAAACTGTATGTGAAAGTGTATGCATTGGAGTCATTTGCGATGGGGGCAGCTGTGATTGCGGCATTTTGGTTTTGA
- the LOC131253264 gene encoding uncharacterized protein LOC131253264 isoform X4, whose translation MAEQYNSNLLETPQILPTLSPSTPLSQEKNGISEHLATPLNSDHQLKREWTPKQRLDFILEHSILSQPTTSEDRNCSVSTTTREKPSRRIEKMRSCKSHSELEHEELKGFMDLGFIFNEEELSPYMRTVLPGLQTLRERKRVVSRPYLSEAWLINRPDSPLLNLRIPLISAASGTDMKKHLRFWARTVASVIHQES comes from the exons TGGCTGAGCAATACAACTCCAATCTCCTTGAAAC TCCACAGATCCTACCAACGTTATCGCCATCCACCCCACTTTCACAAGAGAAAAACGGCATATCAGAACACCTGGCAACCCCACTAAATTCTGACCATCAACTCAAG AGGGAGTGGACACCAAAGCAAAGGTTGGATTTCATCCTTGAGCACAGCATTCTATCGCAGCCGACTACAAGTGAAGACCGCAATTGCTCTGTGTCTACTACCACCAGGGAAAAACCAAGCAGAAGAATAGAAAAGATGAGGAGCTGCAAGAGCCACTCTGAGCTAGAACATGAGGAGTTGAAGGGGTTCATGGATCTAGGTTTCATTTTCAACGAGGAAGAACTGAGCCCATATATGAGGACCGTGCTTCCTGGGCTACAGACGCtcagggagaggaagagagtagTGAGTAGGCCATATTTGTCGGAGGCATGGCTTATAAATAGGCCAGATTCTCCGCTGCTTAATCTGAGGATACCGCTCATTTCTGCTGCCTCTGGAACTGATATGAAGAAGCACCTCCGTTTCTGGGCCAGAACGGTTGCTTCTGTCATCCATCAAGAGTCTTGA
- the LOC131253263 gene encoding protein THYLAKOID ASSEMBLY 8, chloroplastic has protein sequence MASQVLNAAAPCALSSSSGLLFGPLSKSKSNVYQFKISCGPRDNRGPLVRGRTLSTEAMLAVQTLKRASARESNEDDIICKTFLRLVKPDLLASLRELLRQNHCHLALKVFAAARRELWYQTDYSLYAEMVSALAKNGMTPEIDCLVSDLLEESFYAGDNRGLARLFKVLIGANQAKSVVNIYGLMKRGNGEPDVYIFKVVSKGLRRLGETSAADEVDKDLECFLDGKLRRSYFSD, from the exons ATGGCTTCGCAGGTCCTGAACGCAGCAGCTCCGTGTGCGCTCTCATCTTCTTCAGGTCTGTTATTTGGTCCGCTttcaaaatcaaaatccaacgtcTACCAGTTTAAAATAAGCTGCGGACCCAGAGACAACCGTGGCCCACTGGTTCGTGGCCGAACCCTGAGTACGGAGGCGATGCTGGCCGTCCAGACCCTAAAGCGCGCATCTGCCCGAGAGAGCAACGAGGACGACATAATCTGCAAGACCTTCCTCCGCCTCGTCAAACCCGACCTTCTCGCCTCCCTCCGGGAGCTCCTCAGACAGAACCATTGTCATCTTGCCCTCAag GTTTTCGCGGCGGCTCGTCGAGAGCTTTGGTACCAGACTGATTACTCCTTATATGCAGAGATGGTTTCTGCATTGGCGAAGAATGGTATGACACCGGAGATTGATTGTCTGGTGTCGGATTTATTGGAGGAGAGCTTTTATGCTGGCGACAATCGAGGGCTTGCCCGGCTATTCAAGGTGCTGATTGGAGCCAATCAGGCAAAATCGGTGGTCAATATTTACGGGTTAATGAAGAGAGGGAATGGTGAACCAGATGTGTACATATTTAAGGTTGTGTCCAAAGGGCTGAGGAGATTGGGAGAAACGAGTGCTGCTGATGAGGTTGATAAGGATTTGGAGTGCTTCTTGGATGGAAAGCTCAGGAGGAGTTATTTTTCTGATTGA
- the LOC131253264 gene encoding uncharacterized protein LOC131253264 isoform X3, with protein sequence MAEQYNSNLLETPQILPTLSPSTPLSQEKNGISEHLATPLNSDHQLKEREWTPKQRLDFILEHSILSQPTTSEDRNCSVSTTTREKPSRRIEKMRSCKSHSELEHEELKGFMDLGFIFNEEELSPYMRTVLPGLQTLRERKRVVSRPYLSEAWLINRPDSPLLNLRIPLISAASGTDMKKHLRFWARTVASVIHQES encoded by the exons TGGCTGAGCAATACAACTCCAATCTCCTTGAAAC TCCACAGATCCTACCAACGTTATCGCCATCCACCCCACTTTCACAAGAGAAAAACGGCATATCAGAACACCTGGCAACCCCACTAAATTCTGACCATCAACTCAAG gAGAGGGAGTGGACACCAAAGCAAAGGTTGGATTTCATCCTTGAGCACAGCATTCTATCGCAGCCGACTACAAGTGAAGACCGCAATTGCTCTGTGTCTACTACCACCAGGGAAAAACCAAGCAGAAGAATAGAAAAGATGAGGAGCTGCAAGAGCCACTCTGAGCTAGAACATGAGGAGTTGAAGGGGTTCATGGATCTAGGTTTCATTTTCAACGAGGAAGAACTGAGCCCATATATGAGGACCGTGCTTCCTGGGCTACAGACGCtcagggagaggaagagagtagTGAGTAGGCCATATTTGTCGGAGGCATGGCTTATAAATAGGCCAGATTCTCCGCTGCTTAATCTGAGGATACCGCTCATTTCTGCTGCCTCTGGAACTGATATGAAGAAGCACCTCCGTTTCTGGGCCAGAACGGTTGCTTCTGTCATCCATCAAGAGTCTTGA
- the LOC131253264 gene encoding uncharacterized protein LOC131253264 isoform X1, producing MAEQYNSNLLETIDRVWFHQNVMTITETPQILPTLSPSTPLSQEKNGISEHLATPLNSDHQLKEREWTPKQRLDFILEHSILSQPTTSEDRNCSVSTTTREKPSRRIEKMRSCKSHSELEHEELKGFMDLGFIFNEEELSPYMRTVLPGLQTLRERKRVVSRPYLSEAWLINRPDSPLLNLRIPLISAASGTDMKKHLRFWARTVASVIHQES from the exons TGGCTGAGCAATACAACTCCAATCTCCTTGAAACCATAGACAGGGTCTGGTTTCACCAAAATGTTATGACCATCACCGAAACTCCACAGATCCTACCAACGTTATCGCCATCCACCCCACTTTCACAAGAGAAAAACGGCATATCAGAACACCTGGCAACCCCACTAAATTCTGACCATCAACTCAAG gAGAGGGAGTGGACACCAAAGCAAAGGTTGGATTTCATCCTTGAGCACAGCATTCTATCGCAGCCGACTACAAGTGAAGACCGCAATTGCTCTGTGTCTACTACCACCAGGGAAAAACCAAGCAGAAGAATAGAAAAGATGAGGAGCTGCAAGAGCCACTCTGAGCTAGAACATGAGGAGTTGAAGGGGTTCATGGATCTAGGTTTCATTTTCAACGAGGAAGAACTGAGCCCATATATGAGGACCGTGCTTCCTGGGCTACAGACGCtcagggagaggaagagagtagTGAGTAGGCCATATTTGTCGGAGGCATGGCTTATAAATAGGCCAGATTCTCCGCTGCTTAATCTGAGGATACCGCTCATTTCTGCTGCCTCTGGAACTGATATGAAGAAGCACCTCCGTTTCTGGGCCAGAACGGTTGCTTCTGTCATCCATCAAGAGTCTTGA